ttatttatatgcatttaatttatctttcccgtgtagctacgtctccttatctttctcgagccgagagaCTCCTTTGGTCAtgctctcctttatggatatgagttgccgccgtccttccctccccagatcctatccatagtttttctatgagtaaAATaaactgggtaggatgatgatgataatgataagtGCTTGAATGGAATTGTGATAGTATGAAGCACCTCATagaaaaggaaaacaaaaagaaGACAACTTTAGAAATTGATAGcattttataacataatttagcATTTCATAGGGAGGCCAACAGGTCCGCTGGCCTACAATCTAAATGCTCATTTGAAGGTGAAGTCTCTCTCTAATGGGGTAGCCTTGTCGTTTCAATGACTTGATCCTAAAGATAATTTCATTATAAGAAATATGAGAAAGCCATGAACCAAAGCATGTGTTATGAGACCCATTCTCATAATGCCAACTAGGCAACTATATACTTCTTCAAGTCATATGCAGAAGAACATTGATAGTTGATATTCATTTCTGAAGTATTAACAGCAAAAGTTCACGATTAAAGTTGAACTACATAGGTATGATTGTATAACCATACAACCCCCTAATAAGCTACATGTCAGATCCTACACACTTGAATATGGGTACGAACATTTAACACTTCATTTTTGTCCGAAACAAGTTACACATTCATAATTCATAAGCAGAGGCGGTTGTAAGGGCATGCAAGGTGTCCGACCGCACAGGGCTGTTCAAAAATAAGGGCcctcaaatataatttaatgcGTATTAGATAGGTAATTAAGGATAGAATAGTTGGTAAACTTGTCACTTGTTGTATTGGAGGTTTTGGGTTCAAATTTGggtaatgtttttttttggtaGAATGAATATTAGTATTTTACAGCACTCATCTTTAATTATGCATGGATAGCCTCCCAATACAGTTATCCTAATGATTCACTAACTTTTTCTTAATCCTAAGACTTCCAACAATATaaactttttacaattttaatagcCTTGTGCATCTCTATATGCTCGTAATTACTCCTCTCAACATTGtaagtatagttttaaaattttttttctcttaagaATTTTTTCTGTTAATTAGTCCTacctttaatttcttttaagaACTAGTAATTACTCTAGTATTGTAAGTTTAGTTTTGAGTTTttcttttaagaattttttctGTTAGTTAGTCCCACCTTTAACtctttacaatttttaatttctaacattatttattgttatttcgGGTATTGAGGGTCTAAAGCACATTCTAAGTACAAGCATTCAATTACCTGGAATTTTGGTTAGTCTTCTACTTATATACaactttctttttccttttgaatttttagtgTTAAATGTAGTTATTCAGCGTAAATATTATACAACAATAATACATTAAGAGAAATGATAATGAATGGATGAAATGGGTTAAGTACATtagaattattgttttgaaaactttgaaatatttggaattttgaagttttttgTTTGAACTATGCTTTTATGTCCATccaaatttatgtttttagtataaacattgttgttttgaaggaaattgaaaaaaacaatTCAGTGTAAACTTTGTACATTGCTTTTCTTGTgtttatccaaaaaaaaaatagtaattccATTTATCACTTTTAGTTTGTCTTGAGTGTTAATTCTAGGGGAGATTGattttgtcttgtctctagcctaaaccccaaatcattgagtttgtcttgtgaTTTGACTCTTATACTTCTATTCTATTTTTCATTCttacaaacaaaaaatcaattcaagTATTCTCCTAATTATACTTACATCAGCTAGTAGAGTATAGCCCACAGTTCTTAATGCCTATTATAGTAAGAAGTTCTTCCACGACATCAGGAATTCTTATTGGGATGACCTTAAGAATGACATTATCATGATCTACCTTGTGGTGGACATGTAGTAGCGTTGAAGACAAACGCTTAAGTTTTGTAAtgtggtttttatttttcaaagatGTGCATGCTTGTGTAAAAACTTGTGATCGTTGCCAATGAGTTAGCAACCTACCCAAAGGCAATGTTATGCCTTTGAACTCCATCCTAGAGgtgcaaatatatatatatatatatatatatatatatatatatatatatatatatatatatatatatatgaggtaTTGAAAACTATACATTCTTGTGGTTGTTGATTATGTTTTCAAATGGGTGAAGATCATTGCCACGAAAACAAATGATGCGCGAGTGGTAACCAAGTTCTTTAAGAAAACCATGTTGCCACGTTTTGGTTGCCTTCACATActtataaatgacaatgaaaCCCACTTTATAGAGTAAAAGTTTGAGTCACTTCTTAGGAAGTATGGTGACCAACATAGATATGCTTAACCTTATCATTCCAAACCAGTGGCCAAGTTGAGATCTCTAACCGTGAGCTAAAACTTATACTTTTGTAAGAATTGGTCTGACAAGCTTGATGATGCCCTATAGGCTTTTCAGATCCCTATCGAGACTATGCCTTTTCATTTGACCTATGGGAAGCATTATCATCTTCTCGTAGAACTAGAATAAAGCTCACTGGGCGGTTAAGAGTCTCAACTATGACCTTAGCGCGTAGGTGAGAAGCAATTTTTAGATAATGATGAGCTAGAAGAAATCGCCCTGGATGCCGATGAGTGTCCTCTAAAAAAGAGAACAAAAAGTGGCATGACCAACGCATCACTGGGTGTGAATTTAAGAGGGCAAATCAAGTGCTTATATAATCCTCGCCTAACGTTCAAAACTGGTAAACTAAAATCTAAGTGGTCGCGACCCTCATCCCGTATGGTTCATTAAAGGTTCGAGGGCCAATTTAAGCTACGTGGCATAAGCTGATGCATTTTTATGCTAGGTGAAACCATTGAGAACACAAACGCCCTCTTTATACATACCACCAAGCACTGATTTTGCATAACTGAGTCAAGCTAAAGACATCAAAAAACACTTTGCGGGAGGCAATCCGAACAGGTCGAGCTTAAGATGCTAAAGAAGTGCTTTGcggattttaaattatttttattttttattgggcATTCTTCTTTCACCtatgtgtgtttgtgttggttaaaaaagtgaaaaaaagcaGTTAAAGATGACGAGTTGTCGCATAAAAGCAACGACTCATCGCTTCCCTAATGGAAAGCAACAAAACCACAAAGGAGAAACACGGACAAGGATAAAACCAAAGCGACGAGTCGCTACCTTAATAAAGCCCCTCAAAAGCGCATAACAAAAACCACAAACAACATACAAGAACATAACAAAAGCGACAACTCGTCGCTTTATCCAAAAGTGTTTGTGTTCGTAGTTTTCAAAGAGGAGGacgtttcattttatttaaacaCTCATTCCTCCTCCCCATTCCCTTCATACTCCTTCCTCATCTCATTCAAACCcttaaaaccctaactcccAACCTTAATTCTCTTCACATCTTCCAtcacaaatcatcaaaatgcTCCAAATACCCTACAATTTTTCCAAAATCTTCTACTTTAAACCATCCCACAAACTTTTCTAAGGTTTAATTACTAAATGGATTAAGGAGTTTATTTGCAACTTAAGGCAGAGAGGATAAATTGGCACCATTGGAAAGCTTAAGGTATCTAAAGTCTAACCTACTTATATTCTACTTTAAGTTGATTGTGTCATTTTCATTGTTAAGTAGAACTACTAGGGTTAGTTGTTCCTTCTTGTTGTGCTTTTGTTGTTCGCATAATAGTTGTTTTGACCTAGGCTTTTAGTAGTAATCTTTTTGTTAATTGTTTCATAATTTGATTTAAGAGGATGAATTTATTTATATCTCACTCAAAACGCGACAGACAAGTCGATGAAGGTCCTCTAGGCAAGTCGGTAAGGGTTCATCACACCAAGGAGGGACCCAAACCCACCTTCACCACCAACAGCAGCACCTATAATGGCTACAAGTATCTCTTCTTCCCTTACCATGAGATGtgttttaacaaaatttcaagcCTACCTCTTCGCCACTTTAAAGTGGTGAACCGTACTCCCTATCAAATTCATCTACCATCGGAACCTTAATAGAATGAAACTCTTTAATGACCTTCTCACCATACTACGAAAAGGAGGGCTAGCTAAGTGCCTTCTTCTATCCAGGATAAACGTCGGAATTTCTATCAACTCTAACTCACCACAGCTACCCAGAAGGGTATGTGCATTATTACATAACATTTACCGCACCATGCCCACTATGTCTATAGGATACTTGCTATGAACATTTTTGTAATTGACATGTACATCTTTGGTCAGGGTTAGCCTACGCAAGTAGCACAATGAGAGATGGCTCTTTTCCAAGCCTCGACAATCCTCAAGACTACAAAATCCAGTTGGTACCCTATTTGTAGGAAGGTGCCTGGATATCCAAAAATCTTCTAAAGCGAAGATATCCATTGGTGGCATGATCACCATACTTATATGGTATCTTGGGATAGGCATACTCGAGAATTGTGTTGCTCTAGTAACCACCGCAAGTatttattacaactattttacCTTTTAACGGGCCAAATTCTTCTACTTCAAAAGGAACTCTCTTAGCCATTTCCTCGTGTGCCCTAATGAGCACTTAATTGCCTTAACCTCAATGCCCAcatcattatttaatattcatCAAAATGATGATGTTCATGGGCTGATTATGAGTCTCATTCAATACTCGTTGCATAATGTTTTTGAGTTATATAGAGTCGATATTGATGCGGAGGAGGGGTGTAGCAATAATGAGGAAGGCAGTGAGAAGGCCTCAGACCAACCTAAATGGTTTGGGCACGTACCCTCGTATGAGGATTGACGCAGATGCTAGATCACTTTTTACTATATGGAGGGATTCATTGGGCGTCTAGGTGATCGCTTACAAACCCTTCAAGACTTTGCAATATTAGTGGAGCACCCTCCACGACTCTTACGAATCAAACATGTATGACATCAATACACGTTTGAATTCAATGCTCCTTGCCCAACTGTTTACCTCATCGATGCACCCTTTCAGAATCCCTGAGCCCACACTATCGAGAAGGAGGCTCAAAAGTAAAGGGAGAGAGTTGCATACCTCAAGACGCAAAGGACTAGGAGAAgttaattttcctttttctgTCAGTTCTTCTAGTGGTCATTGAGGGACACTAAATTTCCCCTATCTGTGTGCTTAGGCACCTCTCATGAGTCCCTTGCTTTAATTTTGGAGGACAATGCTACAACTAACATGGGATGAGTTTTACCTATCTTTATATTTGTAACAtcttttattgctttcttagtCTAGATATTtccttcaaaagaaaaaaaaagaaaaagaaaaaattgagaGGCTAGTCCGAAAACCTGAAAAGGCAGTCCAGGCAAAAAGAGAGTTGTGAGTTATAAGTTGCTGCACTTATATCCTTTGTCGCGACGTCATCGGGTATGTTTTTCTATCCTTATCTCTCTTTCTTATAATTTTAGCTCCGTCAAATTGTCACACCCTTACCCACCACGCCATCTTTTACTTAAATTTCTCGCATATCACCTTTAGTCAACCAATGATCTGTTATTTGAGCTAaaaattttagtcatttaaGCCTCATCCTCTTTACCACCAAAATAATTCTTGGATTGCGAGATCCAAGGGATTCATTATTTGAGCCTTACAGGTTTGAGTTTgggatttattttgttagtttatGATGTTGATAGATTGTGATGTAGTAGTGTAGTGGGGTTGTGTATGAGGACGATAAAGAGTTGGGTTTTATGTTACTTTCATGGTGAgatcatatataaatgaaaaGGAGATTAAGAAAAATTGTCTCTTTGTTTTGGAGAACCATTAGGAGACCCGAAGTTTTCAATGATAAAGAGGTAGCATTGCAACTGATGGTGTTATACTAGTTCAACGTTGTTGTTTAGAGATAAATAAAGATTAGGCCAATTGTGTGAACTTAAATGATGCTATCCAAGGTTGCTGAAGacctttataatttttatgtgcTTAATGTTATATCCATGGTTGCAAAAGACCCTCTTGCTATCCACTATGAAAAGAAAGCATGAGAGAACCTAATGCTTGTTTTATCATGTTCAGGGTTCGATCAGCCCGAATCCAGGTTTATTTGCCGATTGAGTCGCCTTTTTGCACGATTCATATCGTCGGCGGCAACATTCTCATTTGCAAAGATTGAAGCTTTCTCAAACATTGAAATTCAACacctagaaaagaaaaaaggaaactGAAGAAAAGAAGAGAGAAGGACAGAAATAAAGATGCACTAAGAAAAACTTACAGGATGACATATGAGTTCTGTTGATGGCCAGCCGCCATGTCTAGGGTTTTCTACTTGGTTTTCTCTCGCCCTTTTAGTAATCTGATTTAGTAAAAATGAATCAGTAGGCTAGGCCCATTTAAAAGCACTTTGATTATCTGATTATTCTTAtaccttttctttatttttttttccttccatTTCCTTCAATGTCATATTTGATTAGTGGGCTAGGcccattttaaattttcttttcctaTCATTTAATGTCAcactattttttttacaatcacattattatatttgttatacaatacaattaaattaaattaatgtcaggactacttatattttttacaattaGATTAAACAATACctaaaaatcaaaccaaacagCCTAAGCGAACAAACAACAAATATGTCAACTAGCGAATCGTGAATCCGAATTCGTACAACGAATCAAACCGAATCACGAATCGTGTGACATTGATTATGTTTAAATCTCATCTTTTTTTTGTATGAACATGGCTTGTACTtgtattatctttaattttatgatACCTCAGTCTATATTGTTTATACTAAAAAAAGGGAGGAAATAATGATGAGAAAGCGAGAAAAATTTTGGAAAAGAGAAAAACCCAGCTAGGTTGAAAACCCGAAAAGGCAAGCTAGGCAAAAGAGCAGCATGAGTGGGTAAGCATGTGATAAGTGGAACAATTAATTCGTGGCTAAGACGAAACCCAAAAATGAGTTCTTAGACAAAATGAGatataaaaagagaaattttgattatttgcaTCTCATTTGTACTTGGTGTAGGCGCCATAAGCAGGAGTCGTAAAGTAGAAAATTGGGTAGACCATCAATGAAGGGATAAGTgtaaatttcattgtttttttccCTATTCTCTATGAATTATTAGGGGGTTAAAGCGTAGAGATATTAAGGTACTTTATGTTGTACCTTCGTTTGTATTGTGTTAGTGCTAGCCAAGTGAAAAGGACAAGAGGTTGGGTTATTTGAACTTTTGGCTACACTAGGACTAGGAAAGATTAGGAATGAAGGCATAAGAAGTAGTTTTGGATAGTGGAAGACCGTGCTTAGCCTTATTTTTACCTTAATTCACCTTGAGTTTGCTCGAGGACGAGCAAAGGTGAAGCATAGGTGAGTttaataagtgcaattatttgcacttattagTGCCATTTATACtcttttttgatgaaattttggaCTAGTTTATATGATTATAATGACTATTTAAGAAGTTTGTCTCATAAGCTTGattgtaatattttatgtaattttgagATGAAAATTGAAGTTTTATAGTATCTACGGAGTGATAAGAGGGTGAAGGTTTGGAGAAATGGCCTAAAACCCTGAAGAAAGGGTGAAAGAAGAAGGCACCAAGGAAGCCATGAGACAAGTCGTTGCCTAGAGCCTGTACAAAAGCAATGACTCATCACACAATAATCTGATAAAAGAAGCGATAAGTCGCTACAAAATATGCGACGACTCGTCGCATATCCCATGATGTCGTAAAGAAGCGACGAGTCGCTGCAAAAAAAGCGATGACCCGTTGCCCTGTCTCTGAAAATCATATACAGAAGTAGCAAGTATGCAACGAGTCGCCACTTTTTAGGCGACGATTCGTCGCCGATCTCCTGGAGCTCTCCACACGTCTTTTCCCACGTTTGGCAATTGatagttattttatttcattttatttatttattttagtaaaaattagattCTTGGGAGGATTGATTCCTAAGTAACCTTTTAATATAAATAGGAGAGTTTTAGGTTTTAGTTTTAttactttccttttttttttttgttctcgGACAATTTTAGTTTACATGTAATGTAAGATTTTTCCTCTTTGTTTTTCTTAGTTCTTCCATTTCTAGACAGAATTGTAATTGCTTTCAATCCAATAAAGTCCAATTGCCATTAAATCGCTGTGAGTTTTCTTTCATGTTATTCAATTATTGTTTctattgtttaattgttcttttgttctttaattgtttattgtttatttttggtACTTAAGTTTTATGTTTATTCGATTGAATTGTTCTAGGGTTTGCATATTCTTAGATTAATTTCCTCTAAGTTATCTTAATTGTTTTCTATTAGTATAAACTATGTCTAGAATCATGCCTATagtattaattgttaattttatgTCAATTATCATGTCTAATGAGTAGATTAATTATCTAGGATTGAGGGATTGATCCCAATTTCGATATAGAATGATGTTACTAGATTAATTATTTGAAGACGAATTAATGATTACATCATGCTTAATGAGTCTCGATTTAAATAAATGTATTAACCATTTCAATTGAATGGAACTTCGAGATTGGGAGTAATTTAAGATTGAGGTAAATTTAGATTAAATTCAAattagtttagccaataaaacaaaagtttgaggattaaaatAGATATGGTCCTAAAAAGATATTAATCAATATAGCGGAAACTTGAGATAATTTAGATCCCTTATAATCATATAAAGACTCAATTTTATATAAGTAGGAAAGAGATTTATTTCTATACCAGAATTAGGTGATTCTCGACAACCTAGactgcttttattattgtttgaaCCGTAATTTTTTGCTTAGTATATTTTAGTAGTATATTTTGATAGTTTAGTCCATCGATCATAATAGTGCTAAACTCAAAATTCTAtatcatatatttttgttttgtattgcGTGATTATAAGAATTAGGTAAAACAATTAAACTAGCTATCATGAGATCAACCAGTTAGCTACACATACACAGACACCATGCGCTTGCAGTCAAAATAAATTTCACATCAACAGTTAATCAAGGCTACATGACAAATGAAAGGAGTTGTAGCCCCAATATACCATAATCATACATTCTTGAAGGTTCTAATGACTCCCAAGTCCCAACACCACCATAAAAGGTAAGGTGAACATTAGTATATCAAAACCTAGGACTAAACTTGACTGTGTTACGTGACTATTTTGTAAAAATTCCCaatataaaccaaattaaaGCATCCAAGTGCCTAACTTCTAATCATGTCCGATTGTCAAGGATATAAAGTGAAGCGTATGAGAAACAAAGTTTCTTTAGCCCTGACTAAGTTATGCTTATAGTGTAAGAGTAACTTTAGGCCACAACAATTTTGGGGTTTTAGCAAAGAAATAAACCACATAAcacaaaatttataaataaaaagataccAAATTCGATAAATACATGCAAGAAGTAAAGCAGCATGAAGATTAAGAGGCAATCATGTTTAAAGAATGATAAACTCAAGAGAAATGACAGACAACCTCACCTAACAAACACAGAGTATGCAGACCAAGGTCACGGTTTCTTTTAATCTTTTCGTAGAAGCTATCAGGTCTCCAAGTCTCAGTAAAAAAAGGAATTGAGATTGTCTCTCCATACCGATACAACTGTAATCCACATACTCCAACTGCATTCATCACTGATGCATTGTGTACCACCATGACATCAACTCCCATCTGCTTTGCTCGGACAACAAGATCAGTGTGTGTGGTTGCTCTGTGAACCACATTATTATAGAAAACAATCATTAAGCAATAAACCCAAGATCATAATCTATTAAACTGGAACAAACAAGCATCATACTTAAAACAACCACAATGACATTCTTCGTCACAAATAAATAAGCAAGATTGGTGAGAGATAACAAACACACCCAAAGGGATCTCCCACGACCAGGAAGGCAACATCAGAATGGCATGCTTGAGACAGGAAAGAATCTGCCTTTTCCTCAACCATTTCTCTATCTGCCACAATCACTGATTTGCCATATAATTTTTCCTGGAATAATTTAGAGCAACAAAAAATGAGAACCATAAAAAAGATTTAATAAAGGAACTCAAGCGGAAGAGGGATAAGTACTGTAACTGTACCAGCTTAGAGAGGCCATCAGAAGCAATACCAAAAGACAAAAGAGAGGTGTAAGCTTCAATGTAGACCTTGTCACAAATCTTAATAGCCTCCAAACCTCTCAAAGTTATATCTTTCTCATCTCCCAAACccaatccaataatgtacaacaTTTTTACAACTATACAAAAAGAAATCACTCTCATGAATAGATTGGTAATACTAATACTTGTATTTGCAGTAGATAGAAAATGCAATTTATGAAGCAAATGCAATTAAACAAAGCTACAAATTCAATGTAGCACAgcattgaataataaaaaaataaaatatcacaAGCAGCACGAAGATCTTTGATGAGGTTTACGCTCGCCTCTCCAAACTATTTTCTTATTAAAGTATTAACGGCTGCTGTTTGCTCTACTTCTCTTTGAGTAATAAGTTTCTAGAGTAACTAAATTACCTCTCCAGTCTCCTCCAATTTGAGGGTTTTATACTTCTGAAAGTCAACTATCAATTCTTTAAATTAGAGCTTAATTGGTGTATTTGAATGATTCTCATGTTTAACAATGACAATTTGACATAGCCGCATAGGCATTACTCATTAGAATATAAgaattaacaattaataatatgCTCCCACATTATTTATGGGTAGTGAAAATTTTgataaacaatatatatatatatatatatatatatatatatatatgggagaaGTTCCAGTGCGAACTGT
The sequence above is drawn from the Amaranthus tricolor cultivar Red isolate AtriRed21 chromosome 5, ASM2621246v1, whole genome shotgun sequence genome and encodes:
- the LOC130813883 gene encoding probable diphthine methyl ester synthase, with protein sequence MLYIIGLGLGDEKDITLRGLEAIKICDKVYIEAYTSLLSFGIASDGLSKLEKLYGKSVIVADREMVEEKADSFLSQACHSDVAFLVVGDPFGATTHTDLVVRAKQMGVDVMVVHNASVMNAVGVCGLQLYRYGETISIPFFTETWRPDSFYEKIKRNRDLGLHTLCLLDIKVKEPSLESLCRGKKVYEAPRFMSIGTAIEQLLEVGQKLGESAYNENTTCVGFARLGSEDQIIVAGSMKQLLTVDFGAPLHCLVVVGETHPVEEEMLGFYTIKE